The Mesotoga sp. BH458_6_3_2_1 genome has a window encoding:
- a CDS encoding RnfABCDGE type electron transport complex subunit G, with amino-acid sequence MRDYLKTGITLMVITIIAALVLSVVYTIVEEPIANAELGAKLAAIRNVLTDADSGELLIAEESIPETASELAEFEWFPEGFTASEGIIYQAVDSQGRVESPAYKFLKDDGSEVFVAIGIAVGYGGDVKSMAAFVKDSDGVHLNGIKVLEYSQETPGLGANIANDSVQKRFYPIDSQGLQKSIKVDKDAGVTPIGDQIDIRKREDGIVTVSDVMTGATITPRAVAFSLNAISEFLEKAGVR; translated from the coding sequence ATGCGTGATTACTTAAAGACCGGCATTACTCTGATGGTTATTACTATAATCGCGGCTTTAGTCCTTTCTGTGGTCTACACCATTGTTGAAGAGCCGATCGCAAACGCGGAACTTGGCGCAAAACTCGCCGCTATTCGAAATGTTCTTACCGATGCGGATTCGGGAGAACTTCTGATCGCTGAAGAGAGTATCCCCGAAACCGCAAGCGAACTCGCAGAGTTTGAATGGTTCCCAGAGGGATTCACCGCTTCAGAAGGAATAATCTATCAGGCTGTCGACTCTCAGGGAAGAGTAGAAAGCCCTGCATACAAGTTCTTGAAAGATGATGGCAGCGAGGTTTTTGTGGCTATCGGCATAGCAGTCGGTTACGGCGGCGATGTCAAGTCGATGGCGGCCTTCGTAAAGGACTCGGATGGAGTACATCTGAATGGGATTAAGGTTCTTGAATACTCACAAGAGACTCCGGGCCTCGGAGCCAACATCGCAAACGACAGTGTACAGAAGAGGTTTTATCCGATCGACAGTCAAGGACTCCAGAAGAGCATAAAAGTTGACAAAGATGCAGGAGTAACCCCTATCGGAGATCAAATAGACATTAGAAAGAGGGAAGACGGGATAGTCACCGTAAGCGATGTGATGACCGGGGCAACGATAACTCCGAGAGCCGTTGCATTCTCGCTCAATGCTATCTCAGAGTTCCTGGAAAAGGCAGGTGTTAGATGA
- the rsxA gene encoding electron transport complex subunit RsxA, giving the protein MATRLVFIFLSAILINNFVLSRFLGICPFLGVSKKIDTAVGMSIAVTFVMIMASIITWLLNILLDMLSIPFLRTIVFILIIATLVQFVEIFLKKTSPALYDALGIFLPLITTNCAILGLALLNVQQNYTLLETIVNSAGAGLGFALALILFSTIRERMELSEIPEPFRGTAIALITAGLLSMAFMGFQGLVKL; this is encoded by the coding sequence ATGGCTACTAGACTGGTTTTTATATTTCTTTCAGCGATTCTTATAAACAATTTCGTGCTTTCGAGATTTCTCGGAATCTGTCCTTTCCTAGGTGTCTCCAAGAAGATTGATACTGCGGTAGGAATGAGCATAGCCGTTACATTCGTCATGATCATGGCCTCGATTATCACATGGCTTCTGAACATTCTTCTCGATATGCTCAGCATTCCCTTTTTGAGAACTATCGTGTTCATTCTAATTATTGCAACACTGGTGCAGTTTGTCGAGATCTTTCTGAAGAAGACAAGTCCCGCGCTTTACGATGCACTTGGAATATTTCTCCCCCTCATCACGACAAATTGTGCGATTCTCGGTCTTGCACTACTCAATGTTCAGCAGAACTACACGCTGCTCGAGACGATAGTGAATTCTGCAGGTGCTGGACTTGGCTTTGCTCTGGCCCTCATTCTTTTTTCAACGATTAGAGAGAGGATGGAACTTTCCGAAATTCCCGAACCTTTCAGAGGAACTGCCATTGCACTGATTACTGCCGGTTTACTCTCGATGGCCTTCATGGGTTTTCAAGGCCTAGTAAAACTGTGA
- a CDS encoding RnfABCDGE type electron transport complex subunit B → MTVVYSVLFMAVLGIGAGVFLAFASAKFAVKKDPRITLIEASLPGVNCGACGFPGCSAFAKAIAEEKAPLDGCVPGKRSGVPEKLKLIMETDVDKLTALFEETEEDAEKTLEKLIATSGREVKAAPPKPKRPTQEEIESYRDKLKENPRATVVFAVLPNINCGVCGSPGCAAFALKVAGKEENADKCVPGKRQNVPEKVAKIMELSQSEIQKIIEDTSGEPAEIKKKFES, encoded by the coding sequence ATGACAGTAGTCTATTCAGTTCTGTTTATGGCAGTACTGGGCATAGGAGCAGGTGTCTTTCTAGCTTTCGCCTCCGCGAAGTTTGCAGTCAAGAAGGATCCAAGAATCACGCTCATCGAAGCTTCTTTACCAGGCGTTAACTGTGGCGCCTGTGGTTTCCCCGGTTGCTCGGCTTTTGCAAAGGCTATTGCCGAAGAAAAAGCCCCGCTGGACGGGTGTGTTCCCGGCAAGCGGTCCGGCGTTCCCGAAAAACTGAAGCTAATAATGGAGACGGACGTCGACAAACTCACCGCTCTCTTTGAAGAGACAGAGGAAGATGCGGAAAAGACACTGGAAAAACTGATCGCCACATCCGGAAGGGAAGTGAAAGCAGCACCGCCCAAGCCCAAAAGGCCAACCCAAGAAGAAATCGAAAGCTACAGGGACAAGCTCAAGGAGAATCCCAGAGCAACTGTGGTCTTTGCCGTTCTGCCCAATATAAACTGTGGTGTATGTGGTTCTCCAGGATGTGCTGCCTTTGCCCTGAAGGTTGCCGGCAAGGAAGAGAACGCAGATAAATGCGTACCGGGAAAGAGACAGAACGTGCCCGAAAAGGTCGCAAAGATTATGGAACTTTCTCAATCAGAGATTCAAAAGATAATTGAAGATACTTCTGGAGAACCAGCTGAGATAAAGAAGAAGTTTGAGTCATGA
- the rsxE gene encoding electron transport complex subunit RsxE, translating into MMAESKFSVLTNGILKQNPIFIQVLGMCPTLATTTSAENGLGMGLATTAVLAMSNITISLVRKLIPDKIRIPAYIVIIASFVTMIDMLMHGFVYDLWKTLGLFIPLIVVNCIILGRAEAYASKNNVLRSFLDGLGMGLGFTASLVLLGSVREFLGNGSIFNYHLSDVKMFAMILPPGAFIALGMLAAFFNYLGIRRSKAKKAAK; encoded by the coding sequence ATGATGGCTGAATCGAAGTTCTCGGTTCTCACAAATGGAATCTTGAAGCAGAACCCGATCTTCATTCAGGTTCTTGGCATGTGTCCTACTCTTGCTACAACAACAAGCGCCGAGAATGGATTGGGGATGGGACTCGCAACGACTGCGGTTCTGGCAATGTCGAACATCACGATCTCCCTTGTCAGGAAGCTCATTCCCGACAAGATAAGAATTCCCGCATATATTGTCATAATCGCTTCCTTTGTCACAATGATTGACATGTTGATGCACGGTTTCGTTTACGATCTATGGAAGACTCTGGGCCTATTCATTCCACTTATTGTTGTGAACTGCATAATCCTTGGAAGAGCAGAGGCCTATGCTTCCAAGAACAATGTCCTAAGATCTTTCTTGGATGGTCTTGGCATGGGGTTGGGTTTTACTGCTTCCCTAGTGTTGCTCGGTTCTGTAAGAGAATTTCTCGGAAACGGATCTATTTTCAATTACCATCTTTCCGACGTTAAAATGTTCGCTATGATACTCCCTCCAGGTGCATTCATTGCTCTGGGCATGCTCGCCGCTTTCTTCAATTATCTGGGAATAAGGCGCAGCAAAGCTAAAAAGGCAGCAAAATGA